ctagtTATGTGGTAAGTGAGAACGAgcgtacagacaatgagattcaacaagaagactttgaagctggtacgacataggtgggggtggggtggagagagagggtatgcatgggttagttgaagttagagaaatcaatattcataccattgggatgtagctgtccaagggaaatatgagatactgtacCATACCAATGGGTTGGAGATGGCAAAGACGCTTCGAATTGAAATGAGGGCAAGTCCATGCAGTGATGGATGATGTGGTCCAGTGTTGGTGTGGGGGTGAATGTTGTCCAGCACACTCCTGATCATTCCGAATGTTCACCCGATTTTCCTGTTAATTTTCAAAACATTTTTGCTCTCAGTTTCAGGTGCGGTGTGGGCAAAGAAAAATGTAAGAGGAGTTGTGGGAAGACCGATCAACGTCGAATGTCACTATGCAGCAGAGTACCGCTCACGCACAAAATACTGGTGCCATGGGTGGTCTCGCCAGTGTACAGTTTTAGTGGCAACAAATTGGCAACACGGACGGAGGGGAAGAGTATCAATCACAGATAACACGACACGAGGAATATTTACTGTGACTATGGAGAATCTTCACTCTGGAGATACAGGATGGTACAGCTGTGGAATTTCTACATCTGGTCTCGATCCAATGTTTTACGTTCATCTACATGTATCTGACGGTACGTTTCTGAGCGATTGACTTTATGTCTCCACTGAAATGCCTGCTCCATGTTTTCTCCGGGAAGGGTCAGGGCAGCGCCGATATCCCGAGGCTCCGCAGCGGTGCAGTGACCTGCGGGGAGCGGGCGGGGGTGGGGAAACCCCACTCATGTTGCTCTCACGCAGTGCGGGCTCTGTCTGGCCACCCACTTCAAGTGGGATGCTCAGCACATTTCCCTGCCTCTGAACTGTATGAAACGTCACCCTGTCAGAAGTTTGCAATCCCACTCAAACTAATAATTCGCCAGGAACAGATCAGTGAGAAACAAGTGTTGCCCGCGGTCTGAATACCCGGGGAATCATGAACAGGGAATCAGTCCCCAGAGCTGAACAGACTGCGTTCAGTCCTCCCGGAGCATACCAGCCCGCTCCCCGCCCCCACCTCAGGGATCagtcactccctccccaccccgctctctctctctcttctctctccctctgccccgtCGATGTGCCCCCATCGCCAACTGCCACTGTCCACCCACCGCCCGGCAGCCAGCCAGCCTCTACACCCGGCCCAATCTCTGTGGAAATCTGAGTAAAGCAATCCTAATCAGCTCGTTCAGGAAGGTCCGGGCGACCTCCACCTTTCTCCGAGTTTGTGAGCTTCTCAGACCGGCAATATCTCTCGCTCTCTCCACCCCAATATCAGCACCGTTGGACTCTCTTCCTTTTGCAGGTCAATTAATCCAAGCACAACTCTAGCCCTTGTCTATAAcctagcgggtcaggtagcatctgtggagggaatggacaaaaccATCTCGAGTGGCGACCCTCCTTCAGCCAGACGGAGCAAGGGAGCAAGGGAGCAAGGGAGGGTAACGCTGGAATTGAGAGATGGCAACGGTACCAATCCTGGCGAGTGATAGATGACAGATACACATGATGGGGTTTGATTAACAGGCGGGTGGAGTAGGTGACTATATGTGAGGagatcagataaggagagaagaggaaaagtgaaatgtgaagccggagggagggaggaatggaagtgaacacggagaggggaaagaggcggTATAAAAAGGAAATGGGGGATTCAGAGTTGGGAGATGAGACGAGTTTATGATTGTACAAAAGCGGGGATGGAGGAAGGGTtgcggggatggggtgggagttgtatgtgggggggggcgaTAGTGTGTatatgggctattgcatgctagccaatcgtagtgcttgttagtcccgcctagtacgtgctttataatattaagaactcggcTACCCCAGGCAGTAgattagcagctcggagctgtaatgtactgcaggtcctatgctgtcagtgcttcaataaaatgatgcgttgtatcttagcgtgtacttaagTACTATGTTACGGTTcttaatattattttaaaaaacgtACTAGGCGtgactactactaacaaacactacgattggctcGCATGCAATAGCCATCTACAGTGAGTGAATTTCCACAGAAATCCGTGAATACAATATTCATACTATTGCGTTGTCCGATTGTCAAGGGGAATATGAGGTGAAAATTTGTTTTGGCAACGGACGAACCCAAGGACAGAAAGGGCGGTATGGGAACGGGAAGGGCGGTATGGGCATGGGAAGGGcggtatgggaataggaagggcgGTATGGGAATGATCAGGAACCAGGAGCTCCAGGCTCGCTTgtggcggactgagcgcaagtgttcagcgaaccgGTCTCCAAGCCTACGTTTGCGCTGGCCGATATAATGGCCGAGGTCATATCGGGAGCACTGAAGCAGGGGACGAGGTAGGCGTGTACCTCTTCGAACGTCGAGTTACAAAGGTGCGAAAATGGAAGTGTCTTTGGTTTTCGGATGTTCACTCTGTGTCCATCGTTTGCTCCTTTCCCACAGAATCcgtgtctgttcctgtgcttgGATTTCTGTCACCAGCCAATGTCTCTTGTGTCGAAGGCTCTATGACAGTGTCCTGTAAGTCTGAGCGGGGATCTCTTCCCATTAGCTACAGCTGGTATGAAAAGACATCGTCCGTGGTTTCAACGATCTCAAATAACAATACCCTGGATCTACGTTGCCAATCCTTCAAACGCCAGCACCATCAATATTACTGCAGAGCCTCAAATAAACGTGGGACAAAGAATAGTGAAATGGTCAACGTGGTCGTGTCGAACATCACAGAGAAGTGCAGTTATGTGATGAAATTGGGTGAGAATGGTAAGTGCTGGAGGGAATGACTGAATCGCCAGTTTGATTCCTGGGATGTTTTAGCGTGGCGGGGAAAGATGGATTGGGATGATTCTGAAGACCCCAAAAGAttcacaaataaataatattcaattttttaaaagaccTTGAAATAttggtatatatttatataccggaggtatacaattatttataaagcaGAAAAAATacaggggagagacagagagagtggtcgagggggggagagagagtggatgggagtgagagtggggggagagagtgggggtggagaaagagtgggaggagagagagagtggggggggagagcgagtgggggagagacagtggggggagagagattggggggaaggGAGTCGGGGTAGAAGGAGCAGCGGTAGAGaacgggagcgcggggagggggagtgtgtcagagggtccggtgaaaaTGCGCCACCACTTgcgggtgctgctccctccctgtctccctccctccctccctctctctctcctctctccctctctcccagagccagcgagatctgcgccgctgctccactctctttcccggccccgtctccctctaacgcagcgaaataagaacaaacacaagtgtagttgttgttcagaagccccgcatcctcggggtcagcggcggcggcggcgaggagggaagttccacttgtgtttgttcttatttcgctgcgttatagggagacggggccggagaCAATAGTACAGGAGTGGCGCaggtctcgctggctctggggagagggagagagaaagagggagggaaggagtgagaggggagagagggagggagcagccccgcaagtggcggcgctccttcaccagacCATCagacaccctcccccaccccgcgctcccgctctcacccgctgctcccccccctccccatcacaccccacccccacagatcctattcatgtatctgtctcaaTGTCTTTTAAGCGTCGTAATAGTACTTTCCTCAAccatctcctttggcagctcgttctatacacccaccaacaTACGCGCAGAAACgttgcccccctccccacccccccccccaccccccgagcaAGGCTGGCTCCCTGGCTGGAAATTTCCCTTACGCTAGCACAGGATTAGACAGGATTTGCAGTGCCATCAATCTAAGCCATTTCACTGCCTCAGCGGCATCTCTGCGTCCCCGGTACGTAGATATAGGAATACAGCAGAAAATATCAGTGAATGCGGACAACACTCATATTTGGAAGCCTCTCTCGTTTGATGCAAAAGACGGCAATTGCACTGAAGAAAAATCACCTTGTACCCGAAATGAATCAGCCTTTTCCCCGGGTAAAGATATCCGATCTGCCATATATAGGCGATCTGGCGTGATTGTCGAAGACGTTCAAGTGAAAGTGAATTTTACTTTTTGTCTTAACAGCACCTGGATATTCTTGTGAAACATCCAGAACAGAAACAGTGACAAGTGCATCTTCGGCAATTTCAAATATAAGAACCAGCCACAGTGATGGGAAAACCAGTCGATCCGATTCCTCAAGGTACGGTATTTATCATTCGATTAGCCACGCTTCAAGAGAGCAAAATATAATTTGGAAGAGGAATTCATTTTGACTTCAATGGGACCTAACATTAGACATCGGTATAACTGAAGCACCAGTACCCATTGGAATCCGGCTGTACAAAAGCAAGTTGCCTCCCAAACTACGTAGTAATCATTTTggcattaaaaaaagaaaatcaatgaTTATGTTGCACCATGGCTCATTAAAATGGAAATGGGACCAATAGGAGCCATTGATGCTGGTTTGtagcagagatggacacaaaatggtggagtaactctgtgcatcggacagcatctctggagaaaatggataggtatggCAGCATCAGTATGTATCACACTGCTGTACTATGAATTTTGTTGGGAAACAAACCAATGTTCTTCTCAGGTTGTATTCTGTGCAACAGTCACATATGACTGCCCCATCACTCaccaaacgtagaaacatagaaacatagaaaataggtgcaggagtaggccattcggcccttcgaacctgcaccgccattcaatatgatcatggctgatcatccaactcagtatcccgtacctgccttctctccatacccccggtccctttagccacaagggccacatctaactccctcttaaa
This region of Rhinoraja longicauda isolate Sanriku21f chromosome 24, sRhiLon1.1, whole genome shotgun sequence genomic DNA includes:
- the LOC144605584 gene encoding uncharacterized protein LOC144605584 isoform X2 — translated: MWIPILLVCSLHVSGAVWAKKNVRGVVGRPINVECHYAAEYRSRTKYWCHGWSRQCTVLVATNWQHGRRGRVSITDNTTRGIFTVTMENLHSGDTGWYSCGISTSGLDPMFYVHLHVSDESVSVPVLGFLSPANVSCVEGSMTVSCKSERGSLPISYSWYEKTSSVVSTISNNNTLDLRCQSFKRQHHQYYCRASNKRGTKNSEMVNVVVSNITEKCSYVMKLGENAPGYSCETSRTETVTSASSAISNIRTSHSDGKTSRSDSSRSTYIIVLSVTGVLLVVIFACLLLYVRNRHRESKSNTHHRGKANGTQEIPALEKNAAHANLQYSRDDEAAAQLADNDGGIMYAAVKFQRRSRMGQSVTNKGNVISQGKHSVTSEDNVTYANVKVPRSPANLQDSAQTIYASVAS
- the LOC144605584 gene encoding uncharacterized protein LOC144605584 isoform X1, encoding MWIPILLVCSLHVSGAVWAKKNVRGVVGRPINVECHYAAEYRSRTKYWCHGWSRQCTVLVATNWQHGRRGRVSITDNTTRGIFTVTMENLHSGDTGWYSCGISTSGLDPMFYVHLHVSDESVSVPVLGFLSPANVSCVEGSMTVSCKSERGSLPISYSWYEKTSSVVSTISNNNTLDLRCQSFKRQHHQYYCRASNKRGTKNSEMVNVVVSNITEKCSYVMKLGENAPGYSCETSRTETVTSASSAISNIRTSHSDGKTSRSDSSSRSTYIIVLSVTGVLLVVIFACLLLYVRNRHRESKSNTHHRGKANGTQEIPALEKNAAHANLQYSRDDEAAAQLADNDGGIMYAAVKFQRRSRMGQSVTNKGNVISQGKHSVTSEDNVTYANVKVPRSPANLQDSAQTIYASVAS